One Anas platyrhynchos isolate ZD024472 breed Pekin duck chromosome 10, IASCAAS_PekinDuck_T2T, whole genome shotgun sequence genomic window carries:
- the LOC140003350 gene encoding LOW QUALITY PROTEIN: uncharacterized protein (The sequence of the model RefSeq protein was modified relative to this genomic sequence to represent the inferred CDS: deleted 1 base in 1 codon; substituted 1 base at 1 genomic stop codon) yields the protein MISTEHITLMQCDTECSSKKLSSSAIAERCQGRKDKTKNTEKEHYQSKREHAPSEEKESQKSGPSSKRRCSQSVEVVHQKRHKQEHWEGSRCRSFPGERNSPENGRRAVKYSKYRSGSGGRSEQGSNRYYRSKGERSWSRERYYRDEARRWESCSYYNDYYSPHATGDSRERKFSHGDAAFDKWTATYYGRSHKHYHYKSGWPHGSLLRDEDGRRFSTPRADLHRCSVSQQHSGRHSRERHALPPVSAHLENCRQKNETEGNRKRKSTRAEGSESEIERKDRKIEKELLGGEKMQKYHKFXKKKKSKDKHGEKDSK from the exons ATGATCAGCACTGAGCATATCACTCTGATGCAG tgtgacactgaatgtagctctaaaaagctttcctcctcagctattgcagagagatgccaaggtagaaaggacaagactaaaaacactgagaaagagcattaccaaagcaagagggaacatgctcctagtgaagagaaggagagtcaaaaatcaggtccttccagcaagaggaggtgttCTCAGAGCGTGGAAGTTGTTCATCAAAAGcgtcacaagcaggagcactgggagggaagcaggtgcagatccttccctggtgaaagaaacagccctgagaatggcagaagagcagtcaaatattcaaagtacagatctggcagcggaggaagatcagaacaaggtagcaatagatattaccgatccaaaggggaaagaagttggagcagagaaagatactatcGAGATGAAGCACGGAGGTGGGAAAGTTGTAGCTATTACAATGATTACTATTCACCTCATGCGACAggagacagtagagagagaaagttctctcacggcgatgcagcctttgacaaatggactgcaacttactacggcaggtcacataagcattatcattacaaaagtggatggcctcacggttccctcttgagagatgaagatggacgtcgctttagcacaccccgagcagacttgcatcgttgctcggtatctcagcaacattctggaagacattctcgtgaaagacatgcgcttccacctgtgtcagctcatttggagaactgtcgccagaaaaatgaaacagaaggaaacagaaaaagaaaatctacccgtgcagaaggtagtgaaagtgaaatagaaaggaaagacagaaagatagaaaaggagcttttaggtggtgaa aaaatgcaaaaatatcacaagttctagaagaaaaagaagtctaaggataaacatggagagaaggattccaagtaa